In the Oryza glaberrima chromosome 6, OglaRS2, whole genome shotgun sequence genome, one interval contains:
- the LOC127777768 gene encoding uncharacterized protein LOC127777768: MGMKGDDAGDGRMVPCLVAVRFVVAAAVGALAFAVMVMVIAKVRRPEEIQVAIDRGYITVLQPPPSPSPTTPLLPISVPATEDTGPRLHSNEINVNFGSASSSDDETVTSTTTTQDSSFDVGNNGDRESWSLPASAAAAAAEGPMQADQSQLHLHRLVVSLTTSYSNRRGREHSINCTNITVGLVDLRVRQSPSWLVSGKLPVGIRESMAKFGFQNNFTLFTESSHTEATTVDIADPYQDRYITRRIAEESVFQVLVIVHMLTHPLSDSDTTAAAAATKPNQSGQDHKKDLQHTFYCWPVTVGYGYKDLRTTQDVQCKTIGSSQVPDRHNWAPAPAKPPTAGHS; this comes from the coding sequence atgggGATGAAAGGCGATGATGCTGGCGACGGCAGGATGGTGCCGTGCCTTGTGGCGGTGCGGttcgtggtggcggcggcggtgggcgcgctCGCCTTCgcggtgatggtgatggtgatcgCGAAGGTGCGTCGGCCGGAGGAGATTCAGGTCGCCATCGACCGGGGCTACATCACCgtgctgcagccgccgccgtcaccgtcgccgacgacgccgttgCTGCCGATCAGCGTCCCCGCCACCGAGGACACCGGGCCTCGCCTCCACTCGAACGAGATAAATGTCAATTTTGGGTCGGCGTCGTCATCGGATGACGAGACGGTCACCAGCACCACTACTACCCAGGACTCGAGCTTTGATGTTGGTAATAATGGTGATCGGGAGTCGTGGTCGTTaccggcatcggcggcggcagcggcggcggaggggcccATGCAGGCCGATCAATCGCAATTACACTTACACCGCCTCGTCGTCTCCCTCACCACCAGCTACTCCAACCGCCGCGGTCGTGAACACTCCATCAACTGCACAAACATCACCGTCGGCCTAGTCGACCTCCGGGTCCGGCAGTCGCCGTCGTGGTTGGTCTCCGGGAAGCTGCCGGTGGGGATCAGGGAATCCATGGCCAAGTTCGGATTCCAGAACAACTTCACCTTGTTCACCGAGTCGTCGCacacggaggcgacgacggtggACATCGCGGACCCGTATCAGGACAGGTACATTACGCGCCGGATCGCCGAGGAGAGCGTCTTCCAGGTGTTGGTCATCGTGCACATGCTCACTCATCCCCTATCTGATTCTgatactactgctgctgctgctgctactaaaCCCAATCAATCTGGACAAGATCACAAAAAGGATTTACAACACACATTCTACTGCTGGCCAGTCACCGTCGGCTATGGCTACAAGGACCTCCGCACCACCCAAGATGTCCAGTGCAAAACGATAGGTTCTTCGCAAGTCCCTGACCGCCACAATtgggctccggcgccggccaaGCCGCCGACCGCCGGCCATAGCTGA